A stretch of the Corynebacterium maris DSM 45190 genome encodes the following:
- the tuf gene encoding elongation factor Tu — MAKAKFERNKPHLNIGTIGHVDHGKTTTTAAITKVLADLYPEENASFDYDQIDKAPEEKERGITINISHVEYNTPKRHYAHVDAPGHADYIKNMITGAAQMDGAILVVAATDGPMPQTREHVLLARQVGVPYILVALNKCDMVDDEEIIELVEMEVRELLAEQDYDEEAPIVQISALGALNGEEKWVNSVGELMEACDESIPDPERETDKPFLMPIEDIFTISGRGTVVTGRVERGSLNVNDEIEIVGIKDKSTKTTVTSIEMFNKFLDSAEAGDNAALLLRGLKREDVERGQVVIKPGAYTPHKKFEGSVYILSKDEGGRHTPFFDNYRPQFYFRTTDVTGVVTLPEGTEMVMPGDNVDMSVELIQPVAMDEGLRFAIREGSRTVGAGRVTKIVE, encoded by the coding sequence GTGGCAAAGGCGAAGTTCGAGCGTAACAAGCCGCACCTCAACATCGGCACCATCGGTCACGTCGACCACGGCAAGACCACCACCACGGCTGCCATCACCAAGGTTCTGGCCGACCTGTACCCGGAGGAGAACGCTTCCTTCGACTACGACCAGATCGACAAGGCTCCGGAGGAGAAGGAGCGTGGCATCACGATCAACATCTCCCACGTCGAGTACAACACCCCGAAGCGTCACTACGCACACGTTGACGCCCCGGGTCACGCCGACTACATCAAGAACATGATCACCGGTGCCGCTCAGATGGACGGCGCCATCCTGGTCGTCGCCGCAACCGACGGCCCGATGCCGCAGACCCGCGAGCACGTCCTCCTGGCCCGCCAGGTCGGCGTCCCGTACATCCTCGTCGCCCTGAACAAGTGCGACATGGTTGACGATGAGGAAATCATCGAGCTCGTCGAGATGGAGGTCCGCGAGCTGCTGGCCGAGCAGGACTACGACGAGGAAGCACCGATCGTCCAGATCTCCGCTCTCGGCGCCCTGAACGGCGAAGAGAAGTGGGTCAACTCCGTCGGCGAGCTCATGGAAGCCTGCGACGAGTCCATCCCGGACCCGGAGCGCGAGACCGACAAGCCGTTCCTGATGCCGATCGAGGACATCTTCACCATTTCCGGCCGCGGCACCGTCGTGACCGGCCGCGTCGAGCGTGGCTCCCTGAACGTCAACGATGAGATCGAGATCGTCGGCATCAAGGACAAGTCCACCAAGACCACGGTGACCTCCATCGAGATGTTCAACAAGTTCCTGGACTCCGCTGAGGCCGGCGACAACGCCGCTCTGCTGCTCCGCGGCCTCAAGCGCGAGGACGTCGAGCGTGGCCAGGTCGTCATCAAGCCGGGCGCTTACACCCCGCACAAGAAGTTCGAGGGCTCCGTCTACATCCTGTCCAAGGATGAGGGCGGCCGCCACACCCCGTTCTTCGACAACTACCGTCCGCAGTTCTACTTCCGCACCACCGACGTCACCGGCGTCGTGACCCTGCCGGAAGGCACCGAGATGGTCATGCCGGGCGACAACGTCGACATGTCCGTCGAGCTGATCCAGCCGGTCGCCATGGACGAGGGCCTGCGCTTCGCTATCCGCGAGGGCTCCCGCACCGTCGGCGCTGGCCGCGTCACCAAGATCGTCGAGTAA
- a CDS encoding DUF6286 domain-containing protein codes for MDVKEPAAPTPLPPAHPPRARYVGILFGVALVALAVVGVREVVVRYLSPAGWDSWIVAALEHARTMPEPWLFWGGIGLFLIGLWLVAAALVPRLKPYLGLSSPAAIWVRRVDLARHATATAKTLPGVMSASTLVTRKKIVVTAASSTLDDSARERLHGQLQEALGPLVGDRLTLQVLLREDEDGGRF; via the coding sequence ATGGACGTTAAAGAGCCGGCCGCCCCCACCCCGTTGCCCCCGGCCCACCCGCCCCGAGCACGGTACGTCGGGATCCTTTTCGGCGTCGCGTTGGTGGCCCTCGCCGTGGTCGGCGTGCGCGAAGTCGTGGTCCGGTACCTCTCCCCCGCCGGGTGGGACAGCTGGATCGTCGCCGCCCTCGAGCACGCCCGCACGATGCCCGAGCCGTGGCTGTTCTGGGGCGGGATCGGACTTTTCCTCATCGGCCTCTGGCTGGTGGCCGCCGCGCTCGTCCCACGGCTCAAGCCCTACCTGGGGTTGTCCTCCCCTGCCGCGATCTGGGTCCGCCGGGTGGATCTCGCCCGCCACGCCACCGCCACCGCCAAGACACTGCCCGGCGTCATGTCCGCGTCGACGCTGGTGACCAGAAAGAAGATCGTCGTCACGGCCGCCTCCTCCACGCTGGACGACTCCGCCCGGGAGCGGCTGCACGGTCAACTGCAGGAGGCGCTGGGACCGTTGGTCGGTGACCGCCTGACGCTACAAGTCCTGCTCCGCGAAGACGAGGACGGGGGCCGATTCTGA
- a CDS encoding Asp23/Gls24 family envelope stress response protein: protein MTGHTHISERAINRIAAHSASAVPGVVHTSGGIVKLGGNYPRCDAIVDRTAGRVRLDVAIAVSWPAPVSAVAAHVRDAVRHDVEAATGLATGIVNVSVDQVVHSAHRVSADDLAEAPAHGMTTQISVTPRTRVTSPKVVRLPPPLSTHRALTPVRTTVGAPVVPVRVLPLHPNSPGHVVAQSIAAERKRRDGR, encoded by the coding sequence GTGACCGGCCACACCCACATCTCCGAACGCGCGATCAACCGGATCGCCGCCCACTCCGCGAGCGCTGTCCCGGGGGTGGTGCACACCAGCGGTGGCATCGTCAAGCTCGGCGGCAATTACCCCAGATGCGACGCGATCGTCGACCGCACCGCCGGCCGGGTCCGCCTGGACGTGGCCATCGCGGTGAGTTGGCCGGCACCGGTCTCTGCCGTGGCGGCGCACGTCCGCGACGCCGTCCGTCACGACGTGGAGGCCGCCACCGGGTTGGCCACCGGCATCGTTAACGTCTCCGTCGACCAGGTGGTCCACTCCGCCCACCGGGTCAGCGCCGACGACCTCGCCGAGGCGCCGGCCCACGGCATGACCACGCAGATCTCAGTCACGCCCCGCACCCGGGTCACCTCCCCGAAGGTGGTCAGGCTGCCGCCCCCGCTGTCCACCCACCGCGCCCTGACTCCGGTGCGCACCACCGTCGGCGCGCCGGTCGTCCCGGTGCGCGTTCTGCCCCTGCATCCGAACAGCCCCGGGCACGTCGTCGCCCAGAGCATCGCAGCGGAAAGGAAAAGACGTGATGGACGTTAA
- a CDS encoding Asp23/Gls24 family envelope stress response protein — protein MSDHEPAPATEPVDGATAVQSQHGRTLIEDVVVAKIAGLATREVSGVYALGGNTTRMIGSLRESFGGAGNIQQGVTVEVGERQAAVDLSIVAEYGVAIHELADAIRRNIIRAIERMTGLEVTEVNVNVTDVHLPHDDTTVESPSRDLAVGEVAGAPVTPRVQ, from the coding sequence ATGTCCGACCACGAGCCCGCCCCGGCGACAGAACCGGTGGACGGCGCCACCGCCGTCCAGTCCCAGCACGGACGCACCCTCATCGAGGACGTCGTCGTCGCCAAGATCGCCGGCCTGGCCACCCGGGAAGTCTCGGGCGTCTACGCCCTCGGCGGAAACACCACCCGCATGATCGGGTCGCTGCGCGAAAGCTTCGGCGGCGCGGGCAACATCCAGCAGGGCGTCACGGTCGAGGTCGGCGAAAGGCAGGCCGCGGTGGACCTGTCCATCGTCGCGGAGTACGGCGTCGCCATCCACGAGCTCGCGGACGCCATCCGGCGCAACATCATCCGGGCCATCGAGCGCATGACCGGGCTGGAGGTCACCGAAGTCAACGTCAACGTCACTGACGTGCACCTGCCCCACGACGACACGACCGTGGAGAGCCCTTCCCGCGACCTCGCCGTCGGGGAAGTCGCCGGCGCCCCCGTCACCCCGCGTGTGCAGTGA
- the rpsJ gene encoding 30S ribosomal protein S10, with the protein MAGQKIRIRLKAYDHEAIDASAKKIVETVTRTGARVVGPVPLPTEKNVYAVIRSPHKYKDSREHFEMRTHKRLIDILDPTPKTVDALMRIDLPASVDVNIQ; encoded by the coding sequence GTGGCGGGACAAAAGATCCGCATTCGGCTGAAGGCCTACGACCACGAAGCCATCGACGCTTCTGCGAAGAAGATCGTCGAGACCGTCACCCGTACGGGTGCTCGTGTGGTCGGCCCGGTGCCGTTGCCCACCGAAAAGAACGTGTACGCCGTTATTCGTTCTCCCCACAAGTACAAGGATTCTCGCGAGCACTTCGAGATGCGCACGCACAAGCGTCTCATCGACATCCTCGACCCGACGCCGAAGACGGTTGACGCGCTGATGCGCATCGATCTTCCGGCCAGCGTCGACGTGAACATTCAGTGA
- the rplC gene encoding 50S ribosomal protein L3, protein MSENEIKGILGKKLGMTQVFDEDNRVVPVTVVEAGPCVVTQIRTTETDGYNAIQIAFGEIDPRKVNQPQAGHFKKAGVTPRRYVTEIRMDDVSGYEIGQEINAGIFDGDTYVDVTGTSKGHGFAGPMKRHGFAGQGASHGNQAAHRRIGSIGMAATPGHVLKGTRMAGRMGNNKVTTQNLKIQKIDADSNLILIKGAIPGAKGGVVTVKTAVKGGAHA, encoded by the coding sequence ATGAGCGAAAACGAGATCAAGGGCATTCTGGGCAAGAAGCTCGGCATGACCCAGGTCTTCGACGAGGATAACCGGGTCGTCCCGGTCACCGTCGTCGAGGCTGGGCCGTGCGTCGTCACCCAGATTCGCACCACCGAAACCGATGGCTACAACGCCATCCAGATCGCCTTCGGTGAGATTGACCCGCGTAAGGTCAACCAGCCGCAGGCGGGCCACTTCAAGAAGGCCGGCGTCACCCCGCGCCGTTACGTTACCGAGATTCGCATGGACGACGTCTCCGGCTACGAAATCGGCCAGGAAATCAACGCCGGCATCTTCGACGGCGACACCTACGTCGACGTCACCGGCACCTCCAAGGGCCACGGCTTCGCCGGCCCGATGAAGCGTCACGGCTTCGCGGGTCAGGGAGCCTCCCACGGTAACCAGGCGGCTCACCGCCGCATCGGTTCCATCGGCATGGCCGCCACCCCGGGCCACGTCCTCAAGGGCACCCGCATGGCCGGCCGCATGGGCAACAACAAGGTCACTACCCAGAACCTTAAGATCCAGAAGATCGACGCCGACTCCAACCTCATCCTGATCAAGGGCGCCATTCCCGGCGCCAAGGGTGGAGTCGTCACCGTCAAGACCGCAGTGAAGGGCGGTGCACACGCATGA
- the rplD gene encoding 50S ribosomal protein L4, with the protein MSLKLDVLTADGNTNGSVDLPADIFDREASVSLMHQVVTAQMAAARQGTHKVKTRSEVAGGGRKPYRQKGTGRARQGSIRAPQFAGGGIVHGPVPRDYSQRTPKKMIKAALFGALSDRARNERIHVIDELVPGQAPSTKSAKSFVERITDRKSVLLVVEREDLNARRSANNLQNVHILDPAQLNTYDVLNSDDIVFSVAALHAFINRITGADKEEN; encoded by the coding sequence ATGAGTCTCAAGCTTGACGTTCTGACCGCCGATGGAAACACCAACGGTTCGGTCGACCTGCCTGCGGACATCTTTGACCGCGAGGCATCCGTTTCTCTGATGCACCAGGTCGTCACCGCACAGATGGCTGCCGCTCGTCAGGGCACCCACAAGGTGAAGACCCGCTCGGAGGTCGCCGGCGGCGGCCGTAAGCCGTACCGCCAGAAGGGCACCGGCCGTGCCCGCCAGGGCTCGATCCGCGCTCCGCAGTTCGCGGGCGGCGGCATCGTCCACGGCCCGGTCCCGCGCGATTACTCGCAGCGGACCCCCAAGAAGATGATCAAGGCCGCCCTCTTCGGCGCCCTGTCGGACCGCGCCCGCAACGAGCGCATCCACGTCATCGACGAGCTGGTCCCCGGCCAGGCTCCGTCCACCAAGTCGGCCAAGTCCTTCGTCGAGCGCATCACCGACCGCAAGTCGGTTCTGCTCGTCGTCGAACGCGAGGACCTGAACGCCCGCCGCAGCGCCAACAACCTGCAGAACGTTCACATCCTCGACCCGGCTCAGCTGAACACCTACGACGTGCTCAACTCTGACGACATCGTCTTCTCGGTGGCAGCTCTGCACGCCTTCATCAACCGCATCACCGGTGCGGACAAGGAGGAGAACTAA
- the rplW gene encoding 50S ribosomal protein L23 codes for MANTPNARDIILAPVVSEKSYGLMEQDVYTFYVSPDSNKTQIKIAIEEIFGVKVSSVNTANREGKRKRTRTGFGKRKDTKRAYVTLREGSGSIDIFGGSAV; via the coding sequence ATGGCTAACACCCCGAACGCGCGCGACATCATCCTCGCGCCGGTCGTCTCCGAGAAGTCCTACGGACTGATGGAGCAGGACGTCTACACGTTCTACGTCTCCCCGGATTCCAACAAGACCCAGATCAAGATCGCCATCGAAGAGATCTTCGGCGTCAAGGTCTCCAGCGTGAACACCGCCAACCGCGAGGGCAAGCGCAAGCGCACCCGCACCGGTTTCGGTAAGCGCAAGGACACCAAGCGCGCCTACGTGACTCTCCGCGAAGGCAGCGGCTCCATCGACATCTTCGGCGGCTCCGCCGTCTAA
- the rplB gene encoding 50S ribosomal protein L2, with product MAIRKYKPTTPGRRASSVSEFQEITRSTPEKSLLRPLHKTGGRNTHGHITTRHRGGGHKRRYREIDFRRNDKDGILAKVAHIEYDPNRTANIALLHYYDGEKRYIVAPKGLKQGQVLEAGATADIKLGNNLPLRNIPTGTTIHAVELKPGAGAKLARSAGASIQLLGKERNYAVLRMPSSEIRRVDINCRATVGEVGNADQINIRWGKAGRMRWKGWRPSVRGVVMNPIDHPHGGGEGKTSGGRHPVSPWGKKEVRTRNPNRYSNNMIVRRRRPNKKR from the coding sequence ATGGCTATTCGCAAGTACAAGCCGACAACTCCGGGTCGCCGTGCCAGCTCCGTTTCCGAGTTCCAGGAGATCACCCGCTCCACTCCGGAAAAGAGCCTGCTGCGTCCGCTGCACAAGACCGGCGGCCGTAACACCCACGGTCACATCACGACCCGTCACCGCGGCGGCGGCCACAAGCGTCGCTACCGCGAGATCGATTTCCGTCGCAACGACAAGGACGGCATCCTGGCGAAGGTCGCTCACATCGAGTACGACCCGAACCGCACCGCCAACATCGCGTTGCTGCACTACTACGACGGTGAGAAGCGCTACATCGTGGCCCCGAAGGGCCTGAAGCAGGGCCAGGTGCTCGAGGCCGGCGCCACCGCCGACATCAAGCTCGGCAACAACCTGCCGCTGCGCAACATCCCGACCGGTACCACCATCCACGCCGTGGAGCTGAAGCCGGGCGCAGGCGCCAAGCTCGCCCGTTCCGCCGGTGCGTCGATCCAGCTGCTCGGCAAGGAGCGCAACTACGCAGTCCTGCGTATGCCCTCCTCCGAGATCCGCCGCGTCGACATCAACTGCCGCGCGACCGTCGGTGAGGTCGGCAACGCCGACCAGATCAACATCCGTTGGGGCAAGGCCGGCCGCATGCGCTGGAAGGGCTGGAGGCCCTCCGTGCGTGGTGTGGTCATGAACCCGATCGACCACCCGCACGGCGGTGGCGAGGGCAAGACCTCGGGTGGCCGCCACCCGGTGTCGCCGTGGGGCAAGAAGGAAGTCCGCACCCGCAACCCCAACCGTTACTCGAACAACATGATCGTGCGCCGTCGTCGCCCGAACAAGAAGCGCTAA
- the rpsS gene encoding 30S ribosomal protein S19 yields the protein MPRSLKKGPFVDEHLLNKVDAQNEANTKQVIKTWSRRSTILPDFIGHTFAVHDGRKHVPVFVDESMVGHKLGEFAPTKTFKGHVRDQKGRR from the coding sequence ATGCCACGCAGCCTGAAGAAGGGCCCGTTCGTCGATGAGCACCTCCTCAACAAGGTGGATGCTCAGAACGAGGCCAACACCAAGCAGGTCATCAAGACCTGGTCCCGCCGTTCCACCATTCTCCCCGATTTCATCGGCCACACCTTCGCCGTCCACGACGGTCGCAAGCACGTGCCGGTGTTCGTCGACGAGTCCATGGTCGGACACAAGCTGGGCGAATTCGCACCCACCAAGACTTTCAAGGGTCACGTCAGGGACCAGAAGGGACGTCGATAA
- the rplV gene encoding 50S ribosomal protein L22, whose amino-acid sequence MSETITNARAIARFVRVSPMKARRVVDLVRGKSVSEALAILKYAPQGASEPVAKVVASAAANAENNFGLDARTLVISEAYVDEGPTMRRFQPRAQGRAFQIRKRTSHITVVVESQQEGAK is encoded by the coding sequence ATGAGTGAAACCATCACCAACGCACGCGCGATCGCTCGCTTCGTCCGCGTGTCTCCGATGAAGGCACGCCGCGTCGTCGATCTCGTCCGCGGCAAGTCCGTGTCCGAGGCGCTGGCCATCCTGAAGTACGCCCCGCAGGGCGCTTCGGAGCCGGTCGCCAAGGTGGTCGCCTCCGCAGCGGCCAACGCAGAGAACAACTTCGGCCTGGACGCCCGCACCCTGGTCATCTCCGAGGCTTACGTCGACGAGGGACCGACCATGCGCCGCTTCCAGCCGCGCGCTCAGGGTCGTGCTTTCCAGATCCGCAAGCGCACGAGCCACATCACCGTGGTCGTCGAGAGCCAGCAGGAAGGGGCCAAGTAA
- the rpsC gene encoding 30S ribosomal protein S3 translates to MGQKIHPHGLRLGITSEWKTHWYADNNYADYVAEDIKIREFFAKGFDRAGIADIVIERTRDRVRVDIHTARPGIVIGRRGSEADRIRRELEKLTGKMVALNILEVKNIDANATLVAQSIAEQLVGRVAFRRAMRKAIQSAMRQPQVKGIKVVCSGRLGGAEMGRVERYHEGRVPLHTLRAEIDYGLAEAHTTFGRIGVKVWIYKGDVVGGVRESELNAPSERGRGRGDRDRRPRRGGQRRQRSQQKQEG, encoded by the coding sequence ATGGGCCAGAAGATTCATCCTCACGGCCTCCGTCTGGGCATCACTTCCGAGTGGAAGACCCACTGGTACGCCGACAACAACTACGCAGACTACGTCGCGGAAGACATCAAGATCCGCGAGTTCTTCGCCAAGGGCTTCGACCGTGCCGGCATCGCCGACATCGTCATCGAGCGCACCCGCGACCGTGTCCGCGTCGACATCCACACCGCACGCCCGGGCATCGTCATCGGCCGTCGTGGTTCGGAGGCCGACCGCATCCGCCGCGAGCTCGAGAAGCTCACCGGCAAGATGGTCGCGCTGAACATCCTCGAGGTCAAGAACATCGACGCCAACGCCACCCTGGTGGCGCAGTCGATCGCCGAGCAGCTCGTCGGCCGCGTGGCCTTCCGCCGCGCAATGCGCAAGGCCATCCAGTCGGCCATGCGTCAGCCGCAGGTCAAGGGCATCAAGGTCGTGTGCTCCGGTCGTCTCGGCGGCGCCGAGATGGGCCGCGTCGAGCGCTACCACGAGGGTCGCGTTCCGCTGCACACCCTGCGTGCCGAGATCGACTACGGCCTCGCCGAGGCTCACACCACCTTCGGTCGCATCGGCGTCAAGGTCTGGATCTACAAGGGCGACGTCGTCGGCGGCGTCCGCGAGTCCGAACTGAATGCACCGTCCGAGCGCGGCCGTGGCCGTGGTGACCGTGACCGTCGCCCGCGTCGTGGCGGCCAGCGTCGTCAGCGCTCCCAGCAGAAGCAGGAGGGTTAA
- the rplP gene encoding 50S ribosomal protein L16: MLIPKRVKYRRQHRPTRSGISKGGNKIMFGDYGIQALEPAYVTNRQIEASRIAINRHVKRGGKVWINIFPDRPLTQKPLGVRMGSGKGPVEKWVANVKPGRILFEMSYPDEATAVEALRRAAQKLPCKVRIIKKEDQY; the protein is encoded by the coding sequence ATGCTTATCCCGAAGCGCGTCAAGTACCGTCGCCAGCACCGTCCGACCCGTTCGGGCATCTCCAAGGGCGGCAACAAGATCATGTTCGGTGACTACGGCATCCAGGCTCTCGAGCCGGCCTACGTCACCAACCGTCAGATCGAGGCTTCCCGTATCGCCATCAACCGCCACGTCAAGCGTGGTGGCAAGGTGTGGATCAACATCTTCCCGGACCGTCCGCTGACCCAGAAGCCGCTCGGCGTGCGTATGGGTTCCGGCAAGGGCCCCGTCGAGAAGTGGGTCGCCAACGTCAAGCCGGGCCGCATCCTCTTTGAGATGAGCTACCCGGACGAGGCAACCGCCGTCGAGGCTCTGCGCCGCGCAGCCCAGAAGCTGCCGTGCAAGGTCCGCATCATCAAGAAGGAGGACCAGTACTAA
- the rpmC gene encoding 50S ribosomal protein L29, which produces MAAGTPAAEFRELGDEDLNARLAEAKEELFNLRFQLATGQLTNNRRIGTVKRDIARIYTVLRERELGLSAVPGADQ; this is translated from the coding sequence ATGGCAGCCGGTACCCCCGCAGCCGAGTTCCGCGAACTCGGTGACGAGGATCTGAACGCTCGTCTGGCCGAGGCCAAGGAAGAGCTCTTCAACCTTCGTTTTCAGCTGGCCACCGGCCAGCTGACCAACAACCGCCGCATCGGCACCGTCAAGCGCGACATCGCCCGCATTTACACCGTGCTGCGCGAGCGCGAGCTGGGCCTGTCCGCAGTTCCGGGAGCTGATCAGTAA
- the rpsQ gene encoding 30S ribosomal protein S17 gives MSEANVTDTNETPQRGARKVIQGLVVSDKMDKTIVVEIESRKQHALYGKTMRRNNRVKAHDEEGIAGVGDRVRIAETRPLSKDKHHRLVEIVEKAK, from the coding sequence ATGAGTGAGGCAAACGTGACTGACACCAACGAAACCCCGCAGCGCGGTGCCCGCAAGGTCATCCAGGGCCTGGTCGTCTCCGACAAGATGGACAAGACCATCGTCGTCGAGATTGAAAGCCGCAAGCAGCACGCGCTGTACGGCAAGACCATGCGCCGCAACAACCGCGTCAAGGCTCACGACGAGGAAGGCATCGCCGGCGTCGGCGACCGCGTCCGCATCGCTGAGACCCGTCCGCTGTCCAAGGACAAGCACCACCGTCTCGTCGAGATCGTGGAGAAGGCCAAGTAA
- the rplN gene encoding 50S ribosomal protein L14, which produces MIQQESRLKVADNTGAREIMCLRVLGGSVRRFAGIGDTIVASVKEATPGGNVKSGEIVKAVIVRAKKETRRPDGSYISFDENAAVILKADTEPRGTRIFGPVARELRDKKFMKIVSLAPEVI; this is translated from the coding sequence GTGATTCAGCAAGAATCGCGTCTCAAGGTCGCCGATAACACGGGTGCACGTGAAATCATGTGCCTCCGCGTCCTCGGCGGTTCTGTCCGACGCTTCGCTGGCATCGGTGACACCATCGTGGCCAGCGTCAAGGAAGCCACCCCGGGCGGCAACGTCAAGTCCGGTGAGATCGTCAAGGCCGTCATCGTCCGTGCGAAGAAGGAGACCCGTCGTCCGGACGGCTCCTACATTTCCTTCGACGAGAACGCCGCCGTCATCCTCAAGGCTGACACCGAGCCGCGCGGCACCCGCATCTTCGGCCCCGTTGCCCGCGAGCTGCGCGACAAGAAGTTCATGAAGATTGTTTCTCTCGCACCGGAGGTGATCTAG
- the rplX gene encoding 50S ribosomal protein L24: MKIHKGDMVVVISGPDKGAQGKVIEAYPARDKVLVEGVNRIKKHTADSAGERGASSGGIVTQEAPIHVSNVAVLDSDGNPTRIGYRFDENGKKVRISKRNGKDI, translated from the coding sequence ATGAAGATCCATAAGGGCGACATGGTCGTCGTCATCTCGGGCCCGGACAAGGGCGCACAGGGCAAGGTCATCGAGGCCTACCCGGCACGCGACAAGGTCCTGGTCGAGGGCGTCAACCGCATCAAAAAGCACACCGCCGACTCGGCAGGTGAGCGTGGTGCCTCCTCCGGTGGCATCGTGACCCAGGAAGCCCCGATCCACGTGTCCAACGTGGCGGTTCTGGATTCCGACGGAAACCCGACCCGTATCGGTTACCGTTTCGACGAGAACGGCAAGAAGGTCCGTATCTCCAAGCGCAACGGGAAGGACATCTAA
- the rplE gene encoding 50S ribosomal protein L5 yields MSEKYTPRLKNRYREEIREKLNTEFSYDNVMQIPGVEKIVVNMGVGEAARDSKAINGALEDLSLITGQKPQLRRAKQSIANFKLREGMPIGAKVTLRGDRMWEFLDRLLTVALPRIRDFRGLSDQQFDGHGNYTFGLTEQTMFYEIDVDKVDRPRGMDITVVTSATNNDEGRALLKELGFPFKK; encoded by the coding sequence ATGAGCGAGAAGTACACCCCGCGTCTGAAGAACCGCTACCGCGAAGAAATCCGCGAGAAGCTCAACACCGAGTTCAGCTACGACAACGTCATGCAGATCCCGGGCGTCGAGAAGATCGTCGTCAACATGGGCGTCGGCGAAGCCGCACGTGACTCCAAGGCCATCAACGGCGCACTCGAGGACCTGTCTCTGATCACGGGCCAGAAGCCGCAGCTGCGTCGCGCCAAGCAGTCCATCGCGAACTTCAAGCTGCGCGAAGGCATGCCGATCGGCGCGAAGGTCACCCTCCGCGGCGACCGCATGTGGGAGTTCCTGGACCGTCTGCTGACCGTGGCCCTGCCGCGAATCCGCGACTTCCGCGGCCTGTCGGACCAGCAGTTCGACGGCCACGGCAACTACACCTTCGGCCTCACCGAACAGACCATGTTCTACGAGATCGATGTGGACAAGGTTGACCGTCCGCGCGGCATGGACATCACCGTCGTGACGTCCGCCACCAACAACGATGAAGGTCGCGCCCTGCTCAAGGAGCTGGGCTTCCCCTTCAAGAAGTAG
- a CDS encoding formate/nitrite transporter family protein has translation MALNDIAHGAVNKKITSMDTDFARFAVRGILAGVYLTLGTAFAAVAGQTAESMAPGHGLGALVFASLFGLGLFSIVILNAELATGNMMFASYGATTKQIGWGKGVWFVFVSTVLNLLGAIAIAAILGYSAKFNGFDTTHLISTLSEGKLNKGPWQAFVEGIAANFVVNMAIVGALYAKDFVSKFFVIVPIIAIFVGLGLEHIIANFSLMTVNFFAAGFDPALLPDNFTLGAVSLNWLMVWLGNFVGGGLLMGGVYAWLNKGNDVYRD, from the coding sequence ATGGCTCTCAACGACATAGCCCATGGCGCGGTGAACAAGAAGATCACCAGCATGGACACCGATTTCGCGCGTTTTGCGGTCAGGGGGATCCTGGCGGGCGTGTATCTGACGCTGGGCACCGCTTTCGCGGCGGTCGCCGGACAGACTGCGGAGTCGATGGCTCCGGGCCACGGGCTGGGGGCGTTGGTCTTCGCGTCTCTGTTCGGTCTGGGTCTGTTCAGTATCGTCATCCTGAACGCGGAGCTGGCGACCGGCAACATGATGTTCGCCAGCTACGGCGCCACGACCAAGCAGATTGGCTGGGGCAAGGGCGTCTGGTTCGTGTTTGTCAGCACGGTGCTCAACCTTCTCGGCGCGATCGCCATCGCTGCGATCCTGGGCTACTCCGCGAAGTTCAACGGCTTCGACACCACCCACCTGATCTCCACGCTGAGCGAAGGCAAGCTGAACAAGGGGCCGTGGCAGGCTTTCGTCGAAGGCATCGCCGCGAACTTCGTGGTCAACATGGCCATCGTCGGTGCGCTCTACGCCAAGGACTTCGTGTCCAAGTTCTTCGTCATCGTCCCGATCATCGCGATCTTCGTCGGCCTGGGACTCGAGCACATCATCGCCAACTTCTCGCTGATGACCGTCAACTTCTTCGCCGCGGGCTTCGATCCGGCGCTGCTGCCGGACAACTTCACCCTCGGCGCGGTCTCTCTGAACTGGCTGATGGTCTGGTTGGGCAACTTCGTCGGCGGCGGCCTGCTCATGGGCGGCGTCTACGCCTGGCTGAACAAGGGCAACGACGTGTACCGCGACTAA